In one Lolium rigidum isolate FL_2022 chromosome 3, APGP_CSIRO_Lrig_0.1, whole genome shotgun sequence genomic region, the following are encoded:
- the LOC124694188 gene encoding anthocyanidin 3-O-glucosyltransferase 6-like, with protein sequence MATPTVVLLPVWGAGHLMSMLDAGKRLLARSDGALSLTVLVMQAPTESNRTEVAGHIRREEASGLAIRFHHLPAVESPTDFRGIEEFISRFVQLHAGHVKAAISALTCPVAALVVDFFCTTLVDVCRELAVRAYMYCTAGAAFYALLLRLPALHEEVTVEFEEMEGMVDVPGLPPVPPSSLPLPVMDKKNPNYTWFVYHGRRFMDFDGVIINTAAELEDSVLAAIADGRCTRGTPAPTVYPVGPVLSLNPPAEQPHESVRWLEAQPPASVVLLCFGSGGFFTAAQAHEVAHGLERSGHRFLWVLRGPPAAGTRQPSDADLGELLPEGFLERTKERGLVWPTKAPQKEILAHAAVGGFVTHCGWNSTLESLWFGVPMVPWPLYAEQHLNAFTLVAYMGAAVAMKVDRKRNNFVAASELERAVKALMDGDSDDGRKARETATELKVVCRKAVEKGGSSYSALGRLFEDIRNHAERPNK encoded by the coding sequence ATGGCAACCCCGACGGTCGTGCTGTTGCCCGTCTGGGGCGCCGGCCACCTGATGTCCATgctcgacgccggcaagcggCTGCTTGCACGCAGCGATGGCGCCCTGTCGCTCacggtgctcgtgatgcaggcacCGACGGAGAGTAACAGGACCGAGGTCGCCGGCCACATACGCCGGGAGGAGGCTTCCGGCCTGGCCATTCGCTTCCATCACCTCCCCGCCGTCGAGTCCCCGACGGACTTCCGGGGCATCGAGGAGTTCATCTCCCGGTTCGTGCAGCTCCACGCGGGCCATGTGAAGGCGGCCATCTCCGCCTTGACGTGCCCGGTGGCCGCGCTCGTCGTCGACTTCTTCTGCACGACGCTGGTCGACGTGTGCCGCGAGCTCGCCGTGCGGGCCTACATGTACTGCACCGCTGGCGCCGCCTTCTACGCGCTCCTCTTGCGCTTGCCGGCGCTCCACGAGGAGGTCACCGTCGAGTTCGAGGAGATGGAAGGCATGGTGGACGTGCCTGGGCTGCCCCCGGTGCCGCCGTCGTCGCTCCCGCTTCCGGTGATGGACAAGAAGAATCCCAACTACACGTGGTTCGTGTACCACGGCAGGCGTTTCATGGACTTCGACGGCGTCATCATCAACACGGCGGCCGAGCTGGAGGACAGCGTtctcgccgccatcgccgacggGCGGTGCACGCGCGGAACTCCTGCCCCGACGGTCTACCCAGTAGGCCCCGTGCTGTCCCTGAACCCGCCAGCGGAGCAGCCGCACGAGAGCGTGCGGTGGCTCGAGGCGCAGCCTCCGGCATCCGTTGTGCTCCTCTGTTTCGGCAGTGGTGGCTTCTTCACGGCGGCGCAGGCGCACGAGGTGGCCCACGGGCTGGAGCGCAGCGGGCACCGGTTCCTGTGGGTGCTGCGTGGCCCGCCGGCAGCCGGCACGCGACAGCCCTCGGACGCGGACCTCGGGGAGCTGCTGCCGGAGGGGTTCTTGGAGAGGACGAAGGAGAGGGGCCTGGTGTGGCCAACCAAGGCGCCGCAGAAGGAGATACTGGCGCACGCCGCCGTGGGGGGATTCGTGacgcactgcgggtggaactccaCCCTGGAGAGCCTGTGGTTCGGCGTGCCGATGGTGCCGTGGCCGCTCTACGCCGAGCAGCACCTCAACGCGTTCACGCTGGTCGCCTACATGGGCGCGGCCGTGGCCATGAAGGTGGACAGGAAGAGGAACAACTTCGTTGCGGCGTCGGAGCTGGAACGAGCCGTGAAGGCGCTCATGGACGGCGACTCCGACGACGGGAGGAAGGCGAGGGAGACGGCCACGGAATTGAAGGTGGTCTGCAGGAAGGCCGTTGAGAAGGGAGGGTCGTCCTACTCTGCACTGGGAAGACTCTTCGAGGACATACGGAACCATGCAGAGCGCCCAAATAAGTAA